The following DNA comes from Nocardioides panzhihuensis.
CGGCGGTGACCTGACGGGTGTCCCAGTAGCCACCGACGTTGTTGACGAGCACGTCGATCGTCGGGAGGCGGTCGAGCGCCTCTTGGCCAGTTGGACGACATAGCCGCCCACCCCACCCGACGCCCCGATGACCAGCACCGACTGTCCGGCCCCGAGACGACCCTGGTCGGTCAGCGCCTGCAGCGCGGTGCCGGCAGAGATCGGCACCACCGCGGCCTGCTCGAAGCTGAGGCTCGCAGGTTTGTGGGCGAGCTTGGCCTCGGAGGCGACCGCTAGCTCGGCGAAGGCACCACGGCCGATGCCGTAGACCTCGTCGCCGACCGCGAACCTCGTGACCGCGGACCCGACCGACTCGACGATGCCTGCCAGATCACGACCCGGCACCCTGTCCTTGGGCCCCTTGAAACCCATCCCGGCGATCCGCATCAGGTACGGCTTGCCCGTCATCATGTGCCAGGTGCCGCGGTCGAGTCCGGCGGCGTGGGTGCGTACGAGAACCTGGCCGTCCGCGATCTCGGGGACGGCGACGCGGTCGAGGTGAAGGGCGCCGGAGTCGCCGTACTTGGTCTGGACGATCGCGCGCATCCTGGTGAATGCGGCGGTGTGCTCGGTGACCATGGTCAGCTGCTTTCAGAGAGGTGTGTCCGCAAGCTATGGGCCTACCAGGCAGCGACAGATGGCGGCGATGGTTGCTCACCGGGATTGGGTAGGGCTCAGCTGACGATGTGGGCGGCGTCTCTTGCCCGACCAACCGCAATCGTGTTTAGGTAAGCCTTACCTAAACACGGAGGTGTCATGGATTCGACCGCCAGCATTGCCCGCAGCATCCTGTCCTGCCCCCGTGGCGGCAGCGTGGTGATCGACGGCATCCCCTACTCGTTGGAGGAGCTCGAGATGCAGGGCTTCGCCGACGACGGCGGGCGGCCGACCTTCCTGTGCCCACCCGAGCAGCGCCTTGCGTACGCCGGGCGCCGGGGCAGCCACGCCGTGCTGGTCCTGCAGGGGACTCTCGGCGGCAGCGAGGCGGTCCGACTCACCGGCCTGCTCAGGTGGCTGCGTACCGACGCCTGCACCTGCTGCGAGACGGAGTGGGAGGAGGTGGT
Coding sequences within:
- a CDS encoding alcohol dehydrogenase catalytic domain-containing protein; the encoded protein is MVTEHTAAFTRMRAIVQTKYGDSGALHLDRVAVPEIADGQVLVRTHAAGLDRGTWHMMTGKPYLMRIAGMGFKGPKDRVPGRDLAGIVESVGSAVTRFAVGDEVYGIGRGAFAELAVASEAKLAHKPASLSFEQAAVVPISAGTALQALTDQGRLGAGQSVLVIGASGGVGGYVVQLAKRRSTASRRSTCSSTTSVATGTPVRSPPTGSSAPSPSTTSPRSC